A window of Elephas maximus indicus isolate mEleMax1 chromosome X, mEleMax1 primary haplotype, whole genome shotgun sequence genomic DNA:
AGTGAGAAAACCTGGACTGGAAGCAAAGGGTGTGTGGTAGGGTAGCTGGGTAATAAAGGAGAGATAAGTAGTGTGGTGGTGGATTAGAGGGGGCCTTGGATGGCAGACAGAAGGAGTTGTTTTAGAACAAAAAAGGAAGGCATTGTAGATTTGTGTATTGGGGGAATAAGGAGGGCATGGGGAAGCAGGAGGAAAaacttgaaaaaagaaaagaaaatgctggGATTCTACATTCTTCCTAGTTTTCACACTCCCATGTTAGGATGTCCAACCATCCCGGTTTGCTCGGGACATGTGGGAATAAATTGGTCAGCCTACCTAAGATCCACCTTGAGAACATGTTCCTAAAGCAGTCCCAAGAGGTTCTGCACCATATACTGGCGTTAGAGAGCCTGGTCCCAGTTTGAAGGCTCAAATCAATCAACACTTTGTGAAGTGTTCTCATCTCAATAGTCTTGACTTCCCTCTTGAAACTGAACAGAAGGACCAGCCTTCTAGTCCAGCTGCTAACACAGGTCTAGACCAATATGGGGAATCAGCTTCAGAAGGCAACAACCTTTAGAAATTGACTCTGTCCTGGAATCAGCCTTGGGGAAAGAAGGCAGCAGGTGCAGGAACCTTAACAAACAACACAGCAACAAGACAAGGCTTTCTTCAGGCCAACCCTCCTCCCCCAGCACTCATTTTGGTGGCTGCTACTTGGCCACTCCTCACATAGATTTCTTTTTACTGACTTCCTGCAGCAAAAGGCAACTGGCACAGGCTCTGCTACGTTTATACTATTACCAGGAGGcagatgttttctctttttctctggggCTTAGAATTATGCAAATAAGGGCAGGAAAACAAAAGCTCAGTGAGCTGGGGGAGGGTTCCTCTTCAGAACCCAGGCAATTTTCAGATCTCTTTAAGACACCCCTTTCAGTTTTTACTAACAGCTCACTTGGCTTCTGGCCAGTCTATTTAGAATTTGGCACCTCtttagaaccttttttttttcttcagaacatGCCAGCCAGAAACCTGAAAGTTCATTCAAAAGCCCTTATCCTGGCCTTACTTTGCAATTGGAGAATTCAAGGCATATAATATGAGCCTTATTGACCTTGAatcttgacacacacacacataaacacacataccCCTCCTTCTATCGCCCCTCTTCTGTGCACAATCTTTCCTGGAAAAGAAACTCTATGACCCACTTGCCTCCCAGCCAACCCCCACCCCTCAGACGTAGCATCTGGAGGGCAATAGGACCTAGGGAAGTTGAACCATGTGGCCTAGGCAGACACACCTGCTTAACAGCGTGGGTTGAACCAGTGTGGGAGCCAGCTAGTTAGGAAGTTAGGGAGGGTGGGGTAGGAGTGGGAGCCTGCTGCTCTTGGGGAAGAGGAGCGCTGAGGTTCTCTCCAGGGTCAGGGGGTCGTGGTGAGAAGTGCTTCTGAGGAGTGGCCCAAGCCCCTTTTTGTCGCGCCTCTTTTCTTGGAGCATCCTTTGGTTGGCTGCCCTGGAACTGTCAGGCTGGTTTTGTTTGGCCCCAGCTGTCCCTGCCTTCTCGCCCAACCCTGCCATCCCGGTGCCTTAGTTCCTGAAGCGGCCTCTTGTGGCTGGAACCGCGGGCCAGGCAGGACCCCGGCAGCAGACGGTGCTCAACAGTTCGGGTTCATCTGCCCAGCCGGGTTTGCACCCCGCATGTTGTCACTCTCACTCACAAAGTTTCTCTGTGGAAAAGAAGCCTTGCCTAGATCCTGGAGCTCTCGAGCGCTCTGCCTCTCCCTTTCTGCGCTTGGGGACGCGGTTGTGGCACTGCTCCTGCCCCGGACCTGGCTGCTCGGGGGCGGGGCTTGGGGGAACTCGAGCAGCTTTAAGGATAGCCCTCGACTCCGCGTGGATCCTGAGTGAGCGCTGGCGACCTGGGAGCGAGCAAATAGCCGCAGCCTAGCTGGAGTCCCTCGGCACTGAACTGAATCCTCGGAGGGACGCTAACCCCGCACCCTCTTCTGCCCTGGCTCCGTTCTCGGCTTACTTGAGAGCGCACACTGGTCAGGACTCCTCGCGTGGAGGTGTTGAACGTCGGTGCCCCCACAGAGCGGCCACCCACCTGCCGTGGGGAGCTGCCGGGCGGGGGAGCTGTTTCCATGGTTCTTTCCCGCGTGCCTGGAATTGGCCTCCGGCCTGAGCGCTGGGATGCTTGCTTTTGCTTTGTCCAAGTTTCACAGCACGTATGTTGACGATTGGAATCCTGAGCCAATCAAGAGTCAAGCTCAGAGTGGTACTCCAGGGCTCTCTGTTCTAGACTCCAACAAGTCTAATTTGAGACTAGAAGAGAGGGGTCTCCTGCTCCGATCAGTCGATCTCCGTTCCAGAAGTGGACTTGACTGAGCtctcctcactgacacttgggctGCAGCAGCTACAGGGTGCTCTTGAGTGGAGGGGGGGCGTGTGCTCTGAAGACCAGACCCCAACACTCAGAACCTCGAGGATGGACAGAGTTTACGAAATTCCTGAGGAGCCAAATGTGGATCAGGTTTCACCTCTGGAGGAAAATGTCATCCGTGGGGCCAACCCGCGCTTCACCTTCCCATTTGGCATCCTCTTCTCCACATTTCTGTACTGTGGGGAGGCTGCATCTGCCTTGTATATGGTTAGAATTTATCGAAAGAATAATGAAACCTACTGGATGGCATACACCTTTTCCTTCTTTATGTTTTCATCCATTATGGTACAGTTGACTCTCATTTTTGTCCACAGAGATCTGGCTAAAGATAAGCCTCTGTCGTTGTTTATGCATCTAATCCTCTTGGGACCTGTTATGAGGTGAGCAACTTTTTAATCTCTTCCTGTACCCCCAGACTTTGCAGAGAAAGGTGAAGCTAATATTTACACGACTGATACTGTGCCTCTGATCTCATCGATTCTCCTATTCCCTCCCAGTCTTGGCTTTCCTGACTACCATCCAAAAAATCTTATCAGAAATCCCAGATTCCATCATGATGAACATGTGGCATCTATCTGTGTTCCAAACACGTGTGATACCATTGATAATACTTCATTAGACAGTGTTTGCTATCTGGATTTGGGTTGTGAAAACTGGTATGGGACTGACAGACTTTGCCACCACCGTCTGCACACAGGCCATAGCTGCagagtgtgttattttttttttttaacttgccctTTAGTTGGTCTGTAAATTGGATGAACATTCCTTCCTCTCTCTATCCCATCCCACCCCACGTTCAGTTTCTTTACCCTAAACTTCTTGCTCTGGTGCTACTGCCATTTTCATGTTTTCCAGAGTTATTtgacatttggaaaatattttaagccAGCTGTGGTAATTTGGTGCCCCAGTCTGTTGTAGTTcatttttctctgtcagttcagCAGTCTCCTGTTTATCCGTGTATATCTTTCTTCAGTCAAAGTACATGGTTAGGGGGCAAAGAAAGACAGTTCATCTCTCCATCCTCCATCCAGATACATGTAATACGGATTCATATAATAGTATCAAGTCTTTCCATTCAGATTGACTTGAAGGAACTAGAATGTACTTTATCCTAGGGCGACAGGCATCTGTGTCAACAGTCTCATTTGGATGCTTTAGAGTTTTCAAAGGAGGGAGATGTTGCAAAACTTATGAGGTCAGGAGGGAGGAATGGACCATGTATGTCTTAATTAAAAGAAAGGCATAAACCTGAAGTCAGCTGAGGAATATGGGTCAGAGTGTTGATGTTGTAATTGCGATGGGAAGAGATTTCATCCTTAAAGAACTACAGTTTGTGAAATGGATTAAGGATGGAATTCCCCCCTTTAAAAGATTATCAACATATTTTTAAACAGGGTGGAATTTATTAGGTTTCATCAGAGAAAATGTAGATATCAATGGAAACAGTGACCTGGAATTCAGGATATGTAGAGTCTAGTTATCTCTCTGTCATTCACTAGTTGGGTGACGTTGGTGAAATTTCTTAGATGCCTGGGTCTCAGTTcctgcatctgtaaaataaatgGGTTGGGCTAGACCACTGGCCTCAAACTCGAGCACTTACAGGGGCCAGGCAGGTATCATAAATGAGAGAAGCAGACCAAGTGTAAGGAAAACAGTAGCTTCATGTGTGATGATACATGAAAACTACGGCAAGTCCCAGTGTCAGGGAAATGATGGGGAGTAGTGAGTACTGTACAATCTGGAGATCTGTCTAAAGGAGGCAGCGGCCCTATAGCTCCAGCCTAATGCTTCCATTTTGGGTCCAGTATTGCCACATCCCCAAACTTTTCAGGAGAATCCCCCAAAACAGccttttatatgaaatgtcaTGATTGTAAATTTTGGCACCCgattaattaaaacaaacacTATATGGGCCAAACCACATTTGTGGGTCAGCTGTGACTCAGCTGGCCTATATGTAACCTTTGAGTTAGTTGGTCTTAAGGTCCTTTCCAGTTCCAAATCTTTGAAGTTAAGCTGTAAAAGGAAGACTTCATTTTGAACTTGGAACCAAGAAATTTAGAGGTGTCACTAGAGGAGCAAGGCACTTAACAAACCATTCCTCTTTCCCTTTTCAAATGCAGTACCCTGAGTTATATGATCAAGTGTTCTCAAGAAGCAAAATCCAGCAAGGACCGACCACcccagcccccccacccccccgtttTGACCTGTCTTGTTTGCTTTGTGACCTCCCAAGCCATCTTTGATTGGGCTGTCTGAATGGAGTGTTGAGTACTGTATTTCATTTTTGTGATTCAGCTTCCACTGAAAATGATGGGGAAGCATTTATCACCTCAGTCAGCTAACCTCACAGCAgggaaaaaatcattaaaaactcATACATTAAACCCTTGATAGGCTTATTTTCaaggccagttattttgtaggTAGGTAGGAACTTGATGGATGCTATCAGGCACATGAAGGTGTTTGGAGTGCCTGGCTCCCTTATATGAAATGtgaatgtacttctgaaaatgaaaatttGCTCTAATTTACTGAAACTTATAAGAAAGGCAGACATTTTCCATTCATTTCTGAGTGAGCGCGGGAGGTGGTAACTCAGGTGTTCCAAAATAAGATGTTGTCGTTGCTTCTTTTCTATTCACCACATCAGAACCGCTAAGAACTTCTGATTTGTATGGGGGAGATGGGAGGGGTACAGCAGGAAATGTAGCCTTTTCGCTGTTTCAAGGATGGTAGGGTCTCGTAAGGATGTTGTCTCTTTGTAAAGAAAGAATCAAGTTTAAAAATCTCTTGTCCTCAAAAAAGCCAAGAGGCATAAAAAGCCACCTTTAGAGAGACCTTTTGAGATTCCCTAGATATGTGGTACATTTGGTTCTGGGTTGTCAAGTCATTAAGTACCCTTGCTGCTAAATGGCTTTTCTGTGGATATGTGAGTTTTTTTCCTACTCCCCTACCCCTGCACTGAAGACTTTTTGGCTGAGACAGTTATAGTTGTGGGCTCTGTTTTGAAAAAGCAGAACTTGAAAAACCTCGATTCtggaactgaatgctttgaataaGAAACACTTTACCTCAGGACCCGAGGTGTTACAAAAACCAGGGCCTTTCAGTACCTTTATCATTCTGTCTCAACCGCAGAACACAGTGTTTACTTAATGCCTTTTTGCTTCAGGGCACTTTCTGTCACAGTCCTGAAAGAAGTACTGCTGAAATGGCGTTCTTGTAGATGACTAACAGACCAAAATAGGATTTAGATTCAAACGACGTGTAGAAGGCACTATCAACCCTTTGACTCATGAGAAATGTGCAGGACAGGAGAGTAGGAATGGCAAAAAGTAGCACAACTTCCCCGAGTTATTTTTTCCCCTCACTACAATCTCCCTTCCCAAGACAGCTTCAGTTAAGTTCCCATGATGCTTTACTTCTGCAGATGTTTGGAGGCCATGATTAAGTACCtcacactgtggaagaaagagggGCAAGAGGAGCCCTATGTCAGCCTCACCCGAAAGAAGATGCTAATAAATGGCGAGGAGGTGCTGATAGAATGGGAGGTGGGCCACTCCATCCGGACTCTGGCTATGCACCGCAATGCCTACAAGCGTATGTCACAGATCCAAGCCTTCCTGGGCTCAGTGCCCCAGCTGACCTATCAGCTCTATGTCACTCTGATCTCTGCAGAGGTCCCCCTGGGTAGAGGTGAGTGGGGGTCAGGTGAGGGGAGGGCTCCACTCAAATCAAGAGTCTTAGAAGTCTAGACTGGAGCTGTTCAATACACTGGCCACTAGCTTcatatggctatttaaattaaaattaaatacaatttaaaactCACTTCCTcattcacactagccacatttcaagtgctggatagctacatgtggctacccaagtggctactatattggacagcacagatatagaacattttcttcatcacagaaagttctattggacagtgctggaaGATAGTTAAAGAACTTTGGGGAGTCAGATATTTCAGGCTTGTCAGGTTTCTTAAGCTGGGGTAAGCAAGACTAAAAATGCCACAAATAAACCTTCTGTGGGCCCAGAAGAAGCTAGTATTACCAGCAGTCAGTAGGCTGTTTTCCCTTGCCCCAAGTGTTTGAATTATGCtgagttagagttttttgtttgtttagggatGGAAGTCTTTAAGTAAGAGATTACCAAATATTACTGAGTATCAGAATTATGTGATAAGCTTCTTTGAAAATTTAAATTCCCTCCACAGACCTCAATCAATCCCAGGGTGTGGGGAGGCCaggaatctgatttttttttaagtaccccagttgattctgattagtCATATTTGGGGACCACTGATTTAATCGCTcctcccagaagaaaggcctggtaatctacttccgaaagatcagccattaaaaaccctattgagcacagctctactctgacacacatggggtgaccatgggtcggaactgactcaaaggcaacaggtttttttcccccccaactccatgggagaggggagaaaaaaaaatgaatactgaTGAGGGTCATGCCTGGTCCCAGTTCTGACCTTCTCTGTGATCCTTGGAGGAAGTTACCAAAGTATTCCCTGCCTTAATTTTCTACTTGTAAAAGAGGAATCCTGAGATGAATAAGACTTCTAGCCCAGGATGAAATGTGAGTCAATGTTTTCAAAGTGGAGATAAAGTATTGTTAATGAGTTTTAACAGCATGAGATTAGCTGCATCTGCTTGGGCTGCAGCTGGTACAGATGTGGGTACAGCTTTGGACCCTTTCTTTATTAGGTGTTGATCCTGCTGGGTAAAGCACCATACCTCAAATAAATGTAAGGAGGAAATCTGCCCTTTTTTTCTCTACTAAGAATTGTTCATGAAATTTGATTGGTCTTGAAGCTTTTCACATACTCAGAATTGACCATAGTTTGAGGAGAAAGTCTCTGGAAATGATGGTCTTTTTCCTCCCGAGAATTTTGAGGGCCATCAAATCACCTGATTGAAAGATGTATACATCACAAAAGTAATAACATGCAGAAACTAATTGACCTGCAGGAAATTGTGTATGCACAGAAAATATCTAGAAAGATATGCAAGAAACTATTTACTTCCGGGGAGTGGGATTGAGAAGTCAGCAGACttttactttttactttttttatatacatgccATACACGTATTCAGTGTATATACATTCTGTGTATATCCTTCCAGACTTCCTTTTACTGTGTAAATATAGACATACGtacaacatatatgtgtgtatgcagtTTTGCCCCCCAAATTGACTGCGTTAAACATTCTGTTCAGCAACATGTCTTTTTCAAAGGTATGCCAGTATATCTTTCTTCAGTGcttatttatatattcatataaaaaacccattgtcagctaggcaattctgactcttagtgaccctgtaggacagattagaactgctccatagaatttccaaggagtgcctggtggatttgaactgccgaccttttggttagcagccgagaccttaaccactgcgccagcatatataatatataataatatatatatatatataaaataggtaTTTTCCTTATATGAATCGGATCATTCTTAGTTCCCTAATTTTCTGTTGGTAGGATtagtttgtttctaatttttcacaCACAAAACGTTTATTTGTAATTATAAGCTGTGCTACAGTGAATATCTTTGTAAATATCTGTGAACTTGAATGAGACTTTGTAGGATAAATTCTTAGTAAAATTGCTGAGTGAAAGGATATGCATATGTTGAATTTTGATAGACACTGCCAAATAACTTCCCCAAAAGGTTTTGTGAGTCTATACTCCCACCAACGGTGTGTGAATGTGCCTGTTTTCCCATACCTTAAGCTAAATATTATTTAGTTGTGTAATTGTAAAATAActggttgttttaatttgctttctttAATTATGAGTggagctgagcatcttttcatgtttgggCATTGTGTGGGTCCTGTGAGTTGCTTGCTTATGCATTTTACTCACTTTTCCCagtgagttgtttgtctttttattgatttctaggaACTATTTACTTATTTTGGATATTTATCCTTTCTGTGTTGTGGatgagtgtgtatgtatacatttgtattatgtttggtatatatatatatacacacacacataacatacacatatattttaaatgtgtgtatacatggaaccctggtggcacagtggttaagaccttagctgctaaccaaaaggttggcagtttgaatccaccagctgctacttggaaactcagtggggcagttcttctctgtcctatagggtcgctatgagttagaatcaactcgacagcaatggttttgttttttgtatacaTGTTATACATGTGACACATGACACACTTGTGTAACACACCATACATAATATAGTATCTTCTAAAATTCTGAAGTATTaaatttttatgtagtcaaattCTTTATTGCTTTTAGGTCTTGTGCCTTTCTTACAAGGGCCTTTCACAACTCATATATGGTAGAGCAATTTACCCCATCTTATGAATAGTTTAATTTCTAAGATCGGTTTATAAATTcccctaccaaaaaacaaaacaaagcaaaataacaacaaaagaaaaagaatttcatCAAGCTGATTGCAATTACATTAAATTTACATTATTTTAGAGGGAATTTACATCTTTATAATATCAGTTTCATATTGGAAGATGATAAATCCTTCCATTTTGTTAGATAGTTTTAATGTACTTCAGTAAAATCGCATAGTTTtcttgctgttggttttgtacatttttgCATAGCTTATTTCTAAGTGTTCTATCAGTTTTTAAGTCATCTGATTTTCTAAGTGCCAGGTTAGTACCCAGGTAAAGGAAATGGACCtactacatctttggaaataggggagggtgatgatgatgatgatgataaaaaaaaaaacaaacccagtgctgtcgagtccattccgactccgtAACGATGATGATGATAGCAGATAGAATTTACTGTGTTCCGAGCATTGCTCTAAGCCCTTTACCTgtaattacctcatttaatcttcacaacaaccataTGAGATAAATACtgtaattatccccattttacaaatgaggaaacagaggcactgagaggttaagtaaatcCTCCAAGGTCTCATAAGTAGTAGGTGGTTAAGATTGGATTAGAACCCAGGACGTCTGCCACCAGAGTGTGTTTCCAACTGTATCACTGTACAAAGGATGTATAGGAAGCTTtttccaaggccatgttttcaatTCCTTAGTGGTTTCTCCTATTAAAAACTTTCTGGCAATACTATATCTTTTAAAGTTTGGAAAACAACCCTTTGgtgtatttttcctcatttttacccACCCTCCTATCTTCTCTTTGCTATCCTTTTTCTAATCCCTTTTTTTCTCAGAGGCCATTTCGATCAGTATGAACGACCAAATTCACTAGCAGTGTATGGTCTCTTATGGTGTGAGTATACCCTATTTGTAGGGAGACCAATGGAAGGTGTTTTTACATTTATTGGAAACATCAAGCTTTCTTCCTGTTATTATACTACTGTTAATAAATGGGAGCCtagtggcgcagtgcttaagaactatggcgaactatggctgctgaccaaaaggatggcagctcgaatccaccagccactccttggaaactctatagggcagttctactccgtcctatagggtttcgctatgagtcggaatcgacttaacagcaacaggtattaCTGAGTTCCGCTTCAAGAGAAGGCATTGACACTCTGACATTCCCAACTCCACATGAAACATCAGCTCTTGAGGACGGGACTGAGAGTAGTTTATAAAGCCACAAGTAGCGGCTTTAAGAGAGTTTCCATTCCAGTCATTGAAGAGTCCAACACTACTtacaggtagaaaaaaaaaaacctcagaaacAAAGCTGTGGTTCCTTTTGGGTTTCCTTGGGGAAGCTGTTCTTTCAGTTTAAATTGACTTCTACTTGTTCTGGTTACCGTGGATCCAGTCTTTTTATGGGAACAGAAAGCTCTGGGTTTTCTTTTGGATAAGCACACCTCAGGCCTTGCGCTGTCCTTGAGGGCACCATATTTTTTCTCAGTAATTGGTATCCTTTGAAATAAAGGAGGCAAAAGAACCGGCCACCTCTGTTTTCTACAGTTAAGGCTTAATATAGTAAGTTAGAAATCATCCTGATCCTTTAGGTCCTCTAACATATAGTGGAATGGATGTCATGGGCTAGGaaatgagttttgtttgtttttttttaaaccactgctGGAAGTCCAAGGATCCCTAAAGTATTCCAAAGCATGGGGGTGGTGAATTGACATTGCTGATGATAAATATTGGCAACTCTACAGTATCTCAGTGAATTGGGAAACCAAGGCACATAGATATTCCATGACTTTCACAAGATCCCACACAGCTGAACCAAGGGCTTCAGATCCTAGCTATTTTATGCTGCCTCTCTAAATTCAGAACTCTTCATTCCGCAAACATTTtcgagcacctactatgttccaggcagtgtatctggggatacagcagtgaacaaaatagacatgGTCCCTTCTGCCCTCATGGAATTTCCAGTACACGTTTTGATACATATCACTGGAGTGAAGGATTCTAGAAGCACGCACAAAGAAGATGAGTTTGTTGAAGAAGATATACGTGAAAGAAGGGGCTTCTATTAGCAAGGGCATTTTCTGTGAGTCTCCTAAGACTGGATTTTTTTCAGATAGGGTTCTTTCTGCCTCCTTCAATGTTTGTTCAGAAGCCTGTTTGATCACATAAAAGCTGTATTATCTATTCATATGTGCTCTTCTTGTGTTAGTGACATCTCAATGTTAGTTCTAAGActgattctttttaaaaagttcattttgtatttttatatgaTTATTAAAGTATTACATTGTATATTCATCATGGGAAATTTAGAAAGTAGAAAAAAGGATAACACTGGTTTAAAACCCTATTACAAAAAAGATGTATGGggctgttttcattttctttctgtgcATGTAATTTGTTTGCATAGCTGTGATCGTACTGAGGTCCTCGAGTCTTACCTATCATCTCTGTGGACCTCTGGGTTTAAGAACAGCCTTcattaccaccattgactgcctgtttttttgtttctttttttttcttcttacagcTGTGCTAATGGTCTTTTCCCTGATATCTGTCACCTATGGGGCTACCCTCTGCAATATGTTGGCTATCCAGATCAAGTACGATGAATACAAGATTCGCCTTGGGCCACTGGAAGTCCTCTGCATCACCATCTGGAGGTCATTGGAGATCACTTCCCGCCTAGTGATTCTGGTGCTCTTCTCGGCCACCTTGAAATTGAAGGCTGTACCCTTTTTATTACTGAACTTCCTGATCATCCTCTTTGAGCCTTGGGTTAAGTTCTGGAGGAGTGGTGCCCAGATGCCCAGTAACATTGAGAAAAATTTCAGCCGGgtaggcaccctggtggtgctgaTTTCAGTCACTGTCCTCTATGCTGGCATCAACTTCTCTTGCTGGTCAGCCATGCAGCTGAGGTTGGCAGACAGGGAACTTATTGACAAGGGTCAGAACTGGGGACATATGGGCCTACACTATAGTGTGAGGTTGGTGGAGAATGTgataatggttttggtttttaagttctTTGGAGTGAAAGTATTACTGAATTACTGTCATTCCCTAATTGCCTTGCAGCTCATTATTGCTTATCTAATTTCCATTGGCTTCATGCTCCTTTTCTTCCAGTACTTGCATCCATTGCGCTCACTCTTCACCCACAAT
This region includes:
- the XKRX gene encoding XK-related protein 2, whose protein sequence is MDRVYEIPEEPNVDQVSPLEENVIRGANPRFTFPFGILFSTFLYCGEAASALYMVRIYRKNNETYWMAYTFSFFMFSSIMVQLTLIFVHRDLAKDKPLSLFMHLILLGPVMRCLEAMIKYLTLWKKEGQEEPYVSLTRKKMLINGEEVLIEWEVGHSIRTLAMHRNAYKRMSQIQAFLGSVPQLTYQLYVTLISAEVPLGRAVLMVFSLISVTYGATLCNMLAIQIKYDEYKIRLGPLEVLCITIWRSLEITSRLVILVLFSATLKLKAVPFLLLNFLIILFEPWVKFWRSGAQMPSNIEKNFSRVGTLVVLISVTVLYAGINFSCWSAMQLRLADRELIDKGQNWGHMGLHYSVRLVENVIMVLVFKFFGVKVLLNYCHSLIALQLIIAYLISIGFMLLFFQYLHPLRSLFTHNVVDYLHCVCCHRPPQGRPESLEPSFEPEARQSIV